Proteins from a genomic interval of Cyprinus carpio isolate SPL01 chromosome A21, ASM1834038v1, whole genome shotgun sequence:
- the adamts2a gene encoding LOW QUALITY PROTEIN: A disintegrin and metalloproteinase with thrombospondin motifs 2 (The sequence of the model RefSeq protein was modified relative to this genomic sequence to represent the inferred CDS: inserted 2 bases in 1 codon; deleted 1 base in 1 codon; substituted 1 base at 1 genomic stop codon): ISNSRTRRETYEDEIFNIEVLLGVDCSVVMFHGREHIQKYLLTLMNIVNEIYQDSSLGAHINVVLVRIMMLCSSKSMGLIELGNASQSLENVCRWAYLQQKEDKNDSEYHDHAIFLTRQEFGPTGMQGYAPVTGMCHPVRSCTLNHEDGFSSAFVVAHETGHVXESAFVVAHETGHVCDFVSKMGSIMAPLVQAAFHRFHWSRCSQQELRRYLNTYDCLRDDPFDHEWPSLPQLPGLHYSMNDQCRFDFGMGYMMCTAYSTYDPCKQLWCSHPENPFFCKTKKGPPIDGTKCATGKHCFKGHCIKLTPDILRQDGHWGQWTKFGSCSRTCGGGVQFRTRECNNPIPSPPQTGGALVMETTRVFQICNMEKECDPKALADFREEQCKMWNPHFEHEGTKHHWLPYEHLKVEQRCQLYCQSKXTHCSYKDPYSVCVRGECEKVGCDNVIASELEEDKCGVCGGDNSTCKIVKGNFTRSTRKPGFLKILEIPRGARHIQIREFKGTPHILAVKNQATDHIFMNGEDDFPESRTVIEKGVAWEYTNNDDMETVQTTGPLKYGVLIMVQSQSISKVTLSYKYILPEDPLSSMENTLPQDDTIYFEWALRKWSHCSKPCGGGKQYTRFGCRRKSDGKMVHRTLCANIPKPRAISRACNQKECSEPIWVTEEWEECSKSCGKTGSQTRPVRCVRPELEGSYKAINAKYCNDDRPEGRRPCNRHLCPAQWRTGPWSQCSVTCGNGTRERQVMCSTHDNAIGICMDTKPESIKSCLLAPCPNDRGNFLIQWLSRADPEFPAPKISSRSRCKGDKSVFCRMEVLSKYCSNLGYRQMCCKSCKEGNYTSKFNLTRPWMYTTVTPTITPTAMAPVRMTQLYKTSQKPGTTITPSVSRWRNISTEPISWGYTTTVNPITLKPATTVPFTTGSVTMHTKHPSILDYEEEASTPLYEDETWSNVSTEHFSESESSEFISSSAEPWPTTPQYTSTPENKNIETTFLTMLQPNVTATTSPPAIISLQQSEDKKENNSIDVSYRIVNPNEVALNHFVPRMRVPFREKTHNKRIQELLAEKRRQDSLLQRLKRKPGD; the protein is encoded by the exons ataagCAACTCGCGAACTCGCAGAGAGACATATGAAGATGAGATCTTTAACATCGAGGTTCTGTTGGGTGTGGACTGCTCTGTGGTGATGTTTCATGGCAGAGAGCACATCCAGAAGTACCTCCTGACCCTCATGAACATT GTGAATGAAATTTATCAGGACAGCTCCCTGGGTGCCCATATTAATGTTGTCCTGGTTAGAATCATGATGCTGTGCTCCTCCAAG TCCATGGGTTTGATTGAGCTGGGCAACGCTTCTCAGAGTCTGGAGAATGTCTGCCGCTGGGCCTACCTACAGCAAAAAGAGGACAAGAATGATTCAGAATACCACGATCATGCCATTTTCCTCACCAGACAAGAGTTTGGGCCTACTGGCATGCAAG GTTATGCTCCTGTGACAGGAATGTGTCACCCTGTGAGAAGTTGCACTCTGAACCATGAGGATGGCTTCTCGTCTGCTTTTGTTGTGGCCCATGAGACAGGACATGTGTGAGAATCTGCTTTTGTTGTGGCCCATGAGACAGGACATGTGTG TGATTTTGTATCCAAAATGGGCAGTATAATGGCTCCTCTGGTACAAGCAGCCTTCCATCGCTTTCATTGGTCCCGATGCAGTCAACAGGAGCTCAGGCGATACCTCAA TACATATGACTGTCTCCGTGACGACCCCTTTGATCATGAGTGGCCCAGTCTGCCCCAGCTGCCTGGTCTGCATTACTCTATGAACGACCAGTGCCGCTTTGACTTCGGCATGGGCTACATGATGTGCACTGCG TACAGCACCTACGATCCTTGCAAGCAGCTGTGGTGCAGCCACCCCGAGAACCCTTTCTTCTGCAAGACCAAGAAGGGCCCTCCTATCGATGGGACCAAGTGTGCAACAGGAAAG CACTGTTTTAAGGGTCACTGTATCAAGCTGACGCCAGACATTCTTAGGCAGGATGGCCACTGGGGTCAGTGGACCAAGTTTGGCTCCTGTTCTCGTACCTGTGGTGGTGGAGTACAGTTCCGAACTCGAGAGTGTAACAACCCAAT TCCCTCCCCCCCCCAAACGGGGGGCGCACTTGTTATGGAAACAACTAGAGTTTTCCAGATCTGTAACATGGAAAAAGAGTGCGACCCAAAGGCCCTAGCTGACTTTAGAGAGGAGCAGTGCAAGATGTGGAACCCTCACTTTGAGCATGAGGGCACCAAACACCAT TGGCTGCCCTACGAGCACCTGAAAGTTGAAC AGAGATGTCAACTATACTGCCAGTCAAA CACACATTGTTCCTACAAAGACCCTTACagcgtgtgtgtgcgtggggAGTGTGAG AAAGTGGGCTGTGACAATGTTATAGCCTCGGAGCTAGAGGAAGataagtgtggtgtgtgtggaggAGACAACTCTACCTGCAAGATTGTCAAAGGAAATTTTACCCGCAGCACAAGGAAACCAG GTTTTCTAAAGATCCTGGAGATTCCTAGAGGAGCACGCCACATACAGATCCGTGAATTCAAAGGAACTCCACATATTCTAG CGGTAAAGAACCAGGCCACAGATCATATCTTCATGAACGGCGAGGATGATTTTCCTGAGTCACGTACAGTAATTGAGAAAGGTGTGGCGTGGGAGTATACTAACAATGATGACATGGAGACGGTCCAGACCACCGGGCCACTGAAATATGGAGTTCTCATTATG GTCCAGTCTCAGAGCATTTCTAAAGTCACGCTTTCATACAAATACATCCTGCCAGAAGATCCGCTCTCATCAATGGAGAACACCCTGCCTCAGGATGACACAATTTACTTCGAGTGGGCTCTCAGGAAGTGGTCGCACTGCTCAAAGCCATGTGGCGGAG GGAAACAGTACACACGTTTTGGATGCCGGAGGAAGTCGGATGGCAAAATGGTACACCGCACACTCTGTGCCAACATACCCAAACCTCGCGCCATCAGTCGAGCCTGCAACCAGAAGGAGTGCTCAGAACCAAT CTGGGTGACAGAAGAATGGGAGGAGTGCAGTAAATCATGTGGTAAGACTGGTTCTCAGACTCGACCAGTGCGCTGTGTGAGACCTGAACTGGAAGGTTCATACAAAGCCATCAACGCTAAGTATTGCAATGATGACCGGCCTGAAGGGCGACGACCCTGTAATCGTCACCTATGCCCTGCACAATGGAGAACTGGACCTTGGTCTCAG TGCTCAGTGACCTGTGGAAATGGGACTCGGGAGCGGCAGGTCATGTGCAGCACCCATGATAATGCCATCGGCATCTGTATGGACACTAAGCCTGAGAGCATCAAATCATGTCTGCTGGCACCGTGTCCAA ATGACAGAGGGAACTTCCTCATCCAGTGGCTCTCCAGAGCAGACCCCGAGTTCCCAGCGCCCAAGATCTCCTCAA GATCCCGCTGTAAAGGAGACAAGTCTGTGTTCTGTCGGATGGAAGTTCTCAGTAAGTACTGCTCCAACCTGGGCTACAGGCAGATGTGCTGCAAGTCCTGCAAAGAGGGCAATTACACCTCTAAATTCAACCTGACTAGACCCTGGATGTACACCACTGTCACCCCTACTATAACTCCTACGGCAATGGCTCCTGTTCGCATGACACAGCTGTACAAGACCTCACAGAAGCCCGGCACAACAATCACACCATCAGTCAGCAGAtggagaaacatcagcactgaGCCCATATCTTGGGGCTACACAACCACTGTGAATCCGATAACTCTAAAACCAGCAACCACAGTCCCTTTCACCACTGGTTCTGTCACTATGCACACTAAGCATCCCAGCATACTCGACTACGAAGAGGAAGCCAGCACCCCCCTCTACGAGGATGAAACCTGGAGCAACGTCTCAACCGAACACTTCTCAGAATCTGAATCGTCAGAGTTCATCTCATCGTCTGCAGAGCCTTGGCCAACAACTCCACAATATACAAGCACACCTGAGAATAAAAACATCGAGACAACTTTTCTGACAATGCTACAACCTAACGTTACTGCAACAACAAGCCCTCCTGCCATAATCAGTCTCCAACAGTCAGAAGACAAGAAGGAGAATAACTCCATCGACGTGTCCTACAGGATTGTCAATCCGAACGAGGTCGCACTTAACCACTTTGTTCCCAGAATGCGAGTGCCGTTCCGTGAGAAGACGCATAATAAAAGAATTCAAGAGCTTCTTGCGGAGAAAAGACGACAGGACTCCCTGCTTCAAAGACTGAAACGAAAACCAGGAGACTGA